The DNA segment GCTGGCCGCGATGCCATATGCCGATGCGGGGCCACGACGCCCTTCGGCCTGCTGCTTGATGCCGGCGGGTCCAATCACGACATTGTAGGAAAGGGCCGGACGCCTGCCCCCCAGACGTCGCTCCACGGCCCGGTTGGAGTATCCTGAATGCCATCCTTTGCCAGCGCTCTCGAGACCACGCTGCACAAGGCGCTCGAGGCTGCGTCCGCGCGGCGCCACGAATATGCCACGCTTGAACACCTGCTGTTCGCGCTTGTCGATGACGAGCATGCCAGCCAGGTGATGACGGCGTGCGGCGTTGATCTCGGCGAACTGAAAACCACCGTCGCGCATTATCTCGACACCGAGCTTGGCGCATTGAAGGTCGATCAGCAGACCGACCCCTCTCCCACCAGCGGCTTCCAGCGTGTGGTGCAGCGTGCGATCCTGCACGTCCAGTCATCCGGCCGCGACGAAGTGACCGGCGCCAACGTGCTGGTCGCGCTCTTCTCCGAACGCGAAAGCTATGCCGTCTATTTCCTGCAGCAGCAGGACATGAGCCGGCTGGATGCCGTCAGCTATATCAGCCACGGCGTCGGCAAGGGCGCGTCCGCACCGGAAGCCTCCACCCCCAAGGGCGCTGAGGACAAGGAAGAGAAGAAGCCGGTCGAAAAGGGCGCCAAGGGCGAAAGCGCGCTCAAGCAGTTCACCGTCGATCTCAATGAAAAGGCGCGCAACGGCAAGGTCGATCCGCTGATCGGCCGCGGGCCGGAGGTTGACCGCACGGTGCAGATCCTGTGCCGCCGCTCGAAGAACAACCCGCTCTATGTGGGCGATCCGGGCGTCGGCAAGACCGCCATCGCGGAAGGACTCGCACGCAAGATCGTAGAGGGCGACGTGCCCGACGTGCTGAAGCCCGCCGTCATCTACTCGCTCGACATGGGCGCGCTGCTTGCCGGCACGCGCTATCGCGGCGACTTCGAGGAGCGGCTGAAGCAGGTCGTCAATGAGCTGGAGAAGCTGCCGCACGCGGTGCTCTTCATCGATGAGATCCACACCGTCATCGGCGCCGGCGCGACCAGCGGCGGCGCGATGGATGCGTCTAATCTGCTGAAGCCCGCGCTGTCGGGCGGCACGATCCGCTGCATCGGCTCGACCACCTACAAGGAGTTCCGCAATCACTTCGAGAAGGATCGCGCGCTGCTGCGCCGGTTCCAGAAGATCGACGTGAACGAGCCGACGATCGAGGACACGATCAAGATCCTCGCCGGCCTGCGATCGGCTTTCGAGAGCCACCATGACGTCAAGTACACGCCCGACGCGATCAAGTCGGCCGTGGAACTCAGCGCGCGGTACATCAACGACCGCAAGCTGCCGGACAAGGCGATCGACGTTATCGACGAAGTTGGCGCGATGCAGATGCTCGTGGCGCCGTCCAAGCGGAAGAAGACGATCACCCCCAAGGAGATCGAGCAGGTCATCGCGACGATGGCCCGCATCCCGCCGAAGAGCGTGTCGACCGACGACAAGAAAGTGCTGGAGACGCTCGAGACCGATCTCAAGCGCGTCGTGTTCGGGCAGAACAAGGCGATCGAGAACCTGGCCTCGGCGATCAAGCTCAGCCGTGCCGGCCTGCGCGATCCCGAAAAGCCGATTGGCAACTACCTCTTCACCGGCCCCACTGGCGTCGGCAAGACGGAGGTCGCCAAGCAGCTTAGCGTCATCATGGGCATCCCGCTCCAGCGGTTCGACATGTCCGAATATATGGAGCGCCACTCGGTCTCGCGGTTGATCGGTGCGCCCCCGGGCTATGTCGGCTTCGACCAGGGCGGTCTGCTCACCGACGCGGTCGACCAGAACCCGCATTGCGTGCTCCTGCTCGACGAGATCGAGAAGGCGCATCCGGATCTGTTCAACATCCTCCTGCAGGTGATGGACAACGGCCGCCTGACCGACCAGCACGGCAAGACGGTCGATTTCCGCAACGTCATCCTGATCATGACGACTAATGCGGGCGCAAGCGACATGGCGCGCGAGACGCTCGGCTTCGGCAATCTCTCCCGCGAGGGTGAGGACGAGCAGGCCGTGCAGCGGCTGTTCACGCCGGAATTCCGCAACCGTCTCGATGCGATCGTGCCGTTCGGCTACCTCCCGCCGGAGGTCGTCGCCCGCGTGGTGGACAAGTTCATCCTCCAGCTGGAGCTGCAGCTGGCCGATCGCGACGTCCACATCAAGCTTGACGAGGAAGCGCGCAAGTGGTTGACCGACAAGGGCTATGACAAGCTCTACGGCGCGCGTCCGATGGGCCGTCTGATCCAGGAAAAGATCAAGCAGCCGCTCGCCGAGGAACTGCTGTTCGGCAAGCTCGTCCATGGCGGCGAGGTCGTAGTGAAGCTGAAGGACAATGCGCTGACGTTCGAAATCGTCGGCGCGGCGCCCAAGAAGCCGCGCAAGAAAGGCGGCAAGGCGAAGGTCGAAGCGGAGTGATAGAAAGGGCGCTGGTCGCGAGACCGGCGCCCTTCTTGTTTGGCAAGCCGCTCTCCGCGCATGAGCCGTCGCACCGGACTTGATCCGGGATCCATCTATCCGCGAACGCTGCGGGACGTAACGGCGGATAGCGTCCGCGGCACCACGGACCCCGGATCAAGTCCGGGGTGACACGGTCTGAATGGTGCTGCGGTTAGCGCAAGACGTCATGCCGGGCTCGTCCCGGCATCCAGACCTCCAGGTACGCAACGACTGTGGGCAGCGCGGAACGCTGGATGCCGGGACAAGCCCGGCATGACGATCAAGATGGCTGTAGCGGCCTCGACCTTACGGCATTCACAGCGCTATCATGCGCCTCCCCGCGAGAACTCACCCGCGCGGCGAACCCTCGCTTTTGCTCACCCACTGCGGCCCATTGGCACGGCAAGCGGCACTGATCACCGGGAACGACAGGTCGGTATTGCGCGCCAATGCCGCCGGCAGATCAGCCTGGCATTGCTGCACGGTGGCGTAGCGAACCGGCTCAACACGCGCCTCAGCGCACGCCTGCTGGTCGTCGCCGCAGCCCATGATCGCCAGCACGAAGAAAATCGGTTGCATTCCCGCCTCCACTCTGCCTATTCAACGCATTGGCTTCGCCGGGTGTTCCGACGTTAACGCTCTTTTGACGGTCCGCCCGCCCATTGCGCTGGCGCGGCCGCACCCCGACATAGGTCGCAATGCCACCGTCCGATCCTACCGGGCGCAGCGTTGATCGCCCGCTTGGGCCGACGCTTCGCCGATTTCTCCCCTATCTCTGGCCCGCCGATGCGCCGGGCATGAAGCTGCGTGTCGTCGGCGCCATGGCGCTGGTGATCGTGTCGAAGCTGGTCCAGGTTTATGGCGCGCCTTTCGCGCTGCAAGGCGCCGTCGACGGAATGGCGACGATCCCGCGCTCGCCAACCACGCTCGTGGTTCTGCTGGTGCTGGGCTATGCGGCCGCCCGCTTCGGCGCCACCTTGTTCGACAATCTGCGCAACACGGTGTTCGAGAAGGTCGGGCAAGAGGCGACGCGCCGCCTTGCTGCCCAGGTGTTCCGCCACCTGCATGACCTGTCGCTCCGCTTCCACCTGGAACGGCGCACCGGCGCGGTCACCAAGGTGGTCGAGCGCGGCACCAAGAGCATCGACACGATGCTCTATTTCCTCCTGTTCAACATCGCGCCGACGGTGCTCGAGCTCAGCCTGGTGCTCGGCATTTTCTGGGTGAAGTTCGGCTGGCCGCTGGTCGCGGCTACGGTCTTGATGGTTGCCGTCTACATCTGGTTCACCCGGATGGTGACGGACTGGCGCGCGAGCTTGCGCGAACGGATGAACGATCTCGACACCGGCGCGGTAGCCCATGCCGTGGATTCGCTGCTGAACTTCGAGACCGTGAAATATTTTGGCGCCGAGGATCGCGAGGCACGGCGCTACGATGCAGCCATGTCCGCTTATTCCCGTGCAGCGGTGAAGTCGGAAAACAGCCTAGCCTGGCTGAACATCGGCCAGGCGGCGATCACCAACCTGATGCTGGGCGCCGGCATGGCGTTCGTTGTCTGGGGCTGGGCGCAGGGCCGCTTTTCGGCGGGTGACGTGGTGCTGGTGTCGACCCTGCTCTCGCAGCTCTTCCGCCCGCTTGACCTCCTTGGCATGGTCTATCGCACGATCCGCCAAGGCGTGATCGACATGGGGTCCATGTTCGATCTCGTCGACACGCCATCCGAAGTGGTCGACGCGCCCGGCGCGCGGGCGATCGAGGTCAGCAGCGGGCACGTCCGCTTCGAGAATGTGCGCTTCGGCTATGAGCCTGAGCGCGACATATTGAAGGGGATCGACCTTGATATCCCCGCCGGCGCAACGGTCGCGGTGGTCGGCCCATCGGGCGCGGGCAAGTCCACGCTCGCGCGGCTGCTCTACCGCTTCTACGATCTTACCGGCGGGCGGATCACGATCGACGGCCAGGATATCGCCGCCGTATCCCAGGCGTCACTGCGCGCTGCGATCGGCATCGTGCCGCAGGATACGGTGCTGTTCAACGACACGATCGGCTATAATATCGGCTATGGCCGCGAAGGTGCCGGCGAGGCCGAGATCCGCGCGGCGGCGCGCGGCGCGGCGATCGCCGGCTTCATCGAGGCGCAGCCCGACGGTTATGACACCCGAGTCGGCGAACGCGGCTTGAAGCTGTCGGGCGGCGAAAAGCAGCGCGTGGCAATCGCGCGTACCCTGCTCAAGAATCCGCCGGTGCTGATCCTGGACGAGGCGACGAGCGCGCTCGACAGCCGGACGGAAGCGGACATCATGGCGACGCTGGAGGCGATCGAACGTGGCCGCACCACCATCGTCATCGCCCATCGCCTGTCCACCGTGGTTCATGCGGATAAGATCGTCGTGCTGGAGGCCGGCCGCGTGGTCGAGCAAGGCACCCACACTGATCTGCTCCGCGCCGGCGGCACCTATGCCGAATTATGGGCCCGCCAGGCGAACGAGCGGCGCGAGGCGGAGGAAGAGGTCGCCGAGTAGCCCCCGCGGACGTCAGGCGAGGAGGTCGCGATACGCCGGATGCTTGGCGATGAACGCGGCCACGAACGGGCATTGCGCCACCACCCTCAGCTTCTGATCGCGCGCGCTGTCCAACGCCGCGCGGATCAGCTTGGAGCCGACGCCCCGCCCCTCGATCTCCCTGGGGACGACCGTATGGGTGAAGACGATCCGATCGCCTTCCCGCTGATAGGCAGCGACCGCGCGATGGCCGTCCAGGTCCAGCTCGAATTCCTGTTCGGCCCGATTGTCTCGTACATTGTTCATGAGATGATCCTAGCCGATCGCGGCGCCGGATGCACCGGAACTCCGCCGGTTGCCGCTGCGATCCAGCGGGCCTAGAGCCAAGCGGAATGGCTGTTGATCCCGTTCCCGCCCTCCAGAAGCTGTTTGGTTTCCCCGATTTCCGCGGTGTGCAGCGCCAGGTGGTGGATCGGGTGCTGGCCGGGCAATCGACGCTCGCGGTGATGCCGACCGGCGCCGGCAAGTCGCTGACGTATCAGCTTCCTGCCACCATGCTGGACGGCACTTGCATCGTCGTGTCGCCGCTGATCGCATTGATGCATGATCAGCTCCGCGCCGCAGAGGCGGTGGGGATCCGGGCGGCCACCCTCACCAGCGTCGACGAGAACAAGGCCGAGACGCGCGGCCGTTTTCTCGATGGCACGCTGGACCTCTTGTACGTCGCGCCGGAACGCGCCTCGACCGCGGATTTCCGCGAGCTGCTCGATCGAGGGCGTGTCGCGCTGTTCGCCATCGACGAGGCGCATTGCGTCAGCGAGTGGGGCCATGATTTCCGGCCCGATTATCGCCTGCTCCGACCATTGCTCGACCGCTACGGCGATGTGCCGCGGCTGGCGCTGACCGCCACTGCCGACGAACACACCCGCGCCGACATTCTCGAACAGCTCGGGATCGGCGCGGACGGAATGATCGTCGCCGGCTTCGATCGGCCAAACATTCGCTACGCCATTTCCACGCGCGACAATACGACGCGGCAAATCGCGGACCTGATCCGCGACACGCCCGGCCCCGGCATCGTCTATGCCCAGACCCGCGCCGGAACGGAGAAGCTGGCCGACGCGCTGCGCACCGCGACTGGCCGCCCGGTGCGCGCCTATCACGCCGGGCTGGACCCTGAGGTCCGCCGCCGCAACCAGGCGAAGTTCGTCGAAAGCGAGGACATGGTGATCGTCGCCACGGTCGCCTTCGGCATGGGGATCGACAAGCCGGACGTACGGTTCGTGGCCCACGCCGGCCTGCCAAAGTCGATCGAGGCCTATTATCAGGAAACCGGCCGCGCGGGGCGCGATGGCGATCCCTCCGTCGCGCATCTCTTCTGGGGCGCGGAGGATTTCGCCCGCGCGCGTCAGCGTATCGCCGAGCTGGATCCGCAGCGCCAGCCGGGCGAGCGTGCCCGCCTCAATGCGCTGGGCGCGCTGGTCGAGACGGCGGGATGCCGCCGCCGCATCCTCCTGGCGCATTTCGGAGAGCATCCGCCCGAACGCTGCGGCAATTGCGACAATTGCCTGTCCCCGCCCGCGGCGATCGACGCGACCGAGACGGCACGCAAATATCTCTCCGCCGTATTCCGAACGGGGCAAAGCTTCGGCGCGACCTACATCGAAACGGTGCTGACCGGAAAATCCTCCGACCGCAGCCTGATGAACGGGCATGAGGCGCTGTCGGTATGGAACATCGTGTCGGGCGATGAAGCGGCGCTGCTGAAACCGGTCGGCCGCGCGCTCCTGCTGCGCGACGCGCTGCGGACCAATCCGCACGGCGGGCTCGAGTTCGGCCCTGCCGCCCGCGCGCTGATAAAAGGCGAGGACACGCTGTCGCTGGTGGTTCCGCCCAAGCGCGAACGGCGGCGGCGCGGCGGCGACGCAACACCCAATCCGGTCGGCGATGCACTGTTCGAGGCGCTGCGCACCCGCCGGCGCGAGCTGGCGCAGGAGGCCGGCGTGCCGCCCTATGTGATCTTCCATGATTCGGTGCTGCGCGAAATGGCAGCGCGACGCCCCGGCTCGCTGTCCGCGATGGCGCACCTCACCGGAGTCGGACAGCGCAAGCTGGATGCCTATGGCGAGGCGTTCCTCCGCGTGATTCGCGAGAACTAGGCCCCTCCCAATATCGCGCGTCACCCCCGCGCAGGCGGGTACCATAGGCGAAGGTCCACCGGAGGAGCGGCGACCGCAGCGGCCCTGTATCGCCGCTTTTGCGGCAATTACGGAGAGGGGTAAATTCAGCCGGCGAACCGGTTCTCCCCCGCGCCAACCTGCGCTATCTGCGCATCATGCTCGACATTCGCCGTATCGATGATCGTATCTCCGTCGCCCCGCAGATTGACCCGGAAGATATCCCCGCGATCAAGGCGGCCGGGTTCGTCGCCATCGTCAACAATCGCCCGGACGGCGAGGAAGATGGCCAGCCCGGCGGCGATGCGATCCGCGCCGCGGCGGAGGATCATGGCCTGTCCTATACCGCGATCCCGATCACCCATGCCGGTTTTTCGATGCCGCAGGTAACCGCGATGATCGACGCGCTGGGTGCCGCGAACGGCCCGGTGCTGGCCTATTGCCGCTCGGGCACGCGCTCCTGCAACCTGTGGGCCTTGTCGCAGGCCGGGCTTGGCGGCGATGCGGACGCGCTGACTGCCAGCGCACTCGGTGCGGGCTATGACATCACGGGCCTGCGCCCGCTGATGGACGCGGTGGCGCCTCCCAAATGATCGGGATCCTGGCGGGCGCGGCGCTCGCCACGGTGATCGCGCTGGGCACTGCGGCCTTCTGGCTGCTGCGACGCGGCGGGGGGAGTCGCCTCCATACGCCCGAAGAGGCAATGCAGGCCGCCGGCGAAGCGCTCACCGGCTTCGTCCCGCTCTCGGCAGCGGTTGGGCGCGATGGACAGGCGGCGCTCGTCTTCGGAGAAGGCCTGCGGGTCGCGGTCGTCAAGATGCGCCGCGCCGAGGCGGCGGCGCGCGAGATCGTCTGGGGCGATGTGCGCGCCACGCGCGAGGGGCTTTTGGTGGCTACCGGGGACTGGCGGCTCGGCACGGTGCTGATCGCGGAAGTCGACAATCTCGATGTCCGCCGCCTCGCACCGCAACTGACCCGCGGCTGATCCGCCCACGCGCCGGATCAGGTCACCAGCCGCTGCAACGCCGCCAGCGTATCCGCCTCCGCCGCCGGCTTGTCCGTCCGGATGCG comes from the Sphingomonas sp. OV641 genome and includes:
- a CDS encoding ABC transporter ATP-binding protein/permease, with the translated sequence MPPSDPTGRSVDRPLGPTLRRFLPYLWPADAPGMKLRVVGAMALVIVSKLVQVYGAPFALQGAVDGMATIPRSPTTLVVLLVLGYAAARFGATLFDNLRNTVFEKVGQEATRRLAAQVFRHLHDLSLRFHLERRTGAVTKVVERGTKSIDTMLYFLLFNIAPTVLELSLVLGIFWVKFGWPLVAATVLMVAVYIWFTRMVTDWRASLRERMNDLDTGAVAHAVDSLLNFETVKYFGAEDREARRYDAAMSAYSRAAVKSENSLAWLNIGQAAITNLMLGAGMAFVVWGWAQGRFSAGDVVLVSTLLSQLFRPLDLLGMVYRTIRQGVIDMGSMFDLVDTPSEVVDAPGARAIEVSSGHVRFENVRFGYEPERDILKGIDLDIPAGATVAVVGPSGAGKSTLARLLYRFYDLTGGRITIDGQDIAAVSQASLRAAIGIVPQDTVLFNDTIGYNIGYGREGAGEAEIRAAARGAAIAGFIEAQPDGYDTRVGERGLKLSGGEKQRVAIARTLLKNPPVLILDEATSALDSRTEADIMATLEAIERGRTTIVIAHRLSTVVHADKIVVLEAGRVVEQGTHTDLLRAGGTYAELWARQANERREAEEEVAE
- a CDS encoding GNAT family N-acetyltransferase yields the protein MNNVRDNRAEQEFELDLDGHRAVAAYQREGDRIVFTHTVVPREIEGRGVGSKLIRAALDSARDQKLRVVAQCPFVAAFIAKHPAYRDLLA
- the recQ gene encoding DNA helicase RecQ, with amino-acid sequence MAVDPVPALQKLFGFPDFRGVQRQVVDRVLAGQSTLAVMPTGAGKSLTYQLPATMLDGTCIVVSPLIALMHDQLRAAEAVGIRAATLTSVDENKAETRGRFLDGTLDLLYVAPERASTADFRELLDRGRVALFAIDEAHCVSEWGHDFRPDYRLLRPLLDRYGDVPRLALTATADEHTRADILEQLGIGADGMIVAGFDRPNIRYAISTRDNTTRQIADLIRDTPGPGIVYAQTRAGTEKLADALRTATGRPVRAYHAGLDPEVRRRNQAKFVESEDMVIVATVAFGMGIDKPDVRFVAHAGLPKSIEAYYQETGRAGRDGDPSVAHLFWGAEDFARARQRIAELDPQRQPGERARLNALGALVETAGCRRRILLAHFGEHPPERCGNCDNCLSPPAAIDATETARKYLSAVFRTGQSFGATYIETVLTGKSSDRSLMNGHEALSVWNIVSGDEAALLKPVGRALLLRDALRTNPHGGLEFGPAARALIKGEDTLSLVVPPKRERRRRGGDATPNPVGDALFEALRTRRRELAQEAGVPPYVIFHDSVLREMAARRPGSLSAMAHLTGVGQRKLDAYGEAFLRVIREN
- a CDS encoding TIGR01244 family sulfur transferase — translated: MLDIRRIDDRISVAPQIDPEDIPAIKAAGFVAIVNNRPDGEEDGQPGGDAIRAAAEDHGLSYTAIPITHAGFSMPQVTAMIDALGAANGPVLAYCRSGTRSCNLWALSQAGLGGDADALTASALGAGYDITGLRPLMDAVAPPK
- the clpA gene encoding ATP-dependent Clp protease ATP-binding subunit ClpA; this translates as MPSFASALETTLHKALEAASARRHEYATLEHLLFALVDDEHASQVMTACGVDLGELKTTVAHYLDTELGALKVDQQTDPSPTSGFQRVVQRAILHVQSSGRDEVTGANVLVALFSERESYAVYFLQQQDMSRLDAVSYISHGVGKGASAPEASTPKGAEDKEEKKPVEKGAKGESALKQFTVDLNEKARNGKVDPLIGRGPEVDRTVQILCRRSKNNPLYVGDPGVGKTAIAEGLARKIVEGDVPDVLKPAVIYSLDMGALLAGTRYRGDFEERLKQVVNELEKLPHAVLFIDEIHTVIGAGATSGGAMDASNLLKPALSGGTIRCIGSTTYKEFRNHFEKDRALLRRFQKIDVNEPTIEDTIKILAGLRSAFESHHDVKYTPDAIKSAVELSARYINDRKLPDKAIDVIDEVGAMQMLVAPSKRKKTITPKEIEQVIATMARIPPKSVSTDDKKVLETLETDLKRVVFGQNKAIENLASAIKLSRAGLRDPEKPIGNYLFTGPTGVGKTEVAKQLSVIMGIPLQRFDMSEYMERHSVSRLIGAPPGYVGFDQGGLLTDAVDQNPHCVLLLDEIEKAHPDLFNILLQVMDNGRLTDQHGKTVDFRNVILIMTTNAGASDMARETLGFGNLSREGEDEQAVQRLFTPEFRNRLDAIVPFGYLPPEVVARVVDKFILQLELQLADRDVHIKLDEEARKWLTDKGYDKLYGARPMGRLIQEKIKQPLAEELLFGKLVHGGEVVVKLKDNALTFEIVGAAPKKPRKKGGKAKVEAE